Genomic segment of Hydra vulgaris chromosome 11, alternate assembly HydraT2T_AEP:
ACTCAGTATAGGATTCGTGAGCCATCGATGCACAAActaaaatagtatatttatttatttgaactgtaaaaattatatcgtaaaatgtgtatatacatatatatacatatatatatatatatatatatatatatatatatatatatatatatatatatatatatatatatatacatacatacatatatatgtatatatatatatatacatatatatgtatatacatatatatatatatatatatatatatatatatatatacatatacataaatatatatatatatacatacatatatatatatacatacatatgtatatatatatatatatacctatatatgtatatacatatatatatatatatatatatatatatatatatatatatatatatatatatatatatatatatatatatatacatatgtatgtatgtatatacatacataaacgTACCTTTTATTAACTTGTACAGTTTGGTTTGGCGAAAGGATCTCTTGCCCTTTCCACCTGCCATATTGAATTTGCTCATGAGTGAATTTGtcatataactaaaaataatatattataataatctaataatatttataaagttataattaaatatcgtaataaataaataaagttataattaaatatttatttataagttataattaattaattacaacttataaataaatatttaattataacttaagttataattaaatgtttatttaactaagtaaacaaatttacaaGCTGTTTCCCGTGCAGAAACTATACACAAACAGCACACAAACTTTTCTTAGTGTAAATACACAAACTATACTTAGTCGGCACACAAACTATACTCACTCATCACACAAACTATACTTAttgtaaataaagtaataaaggTCTAGATGGTTTCCATACACCAAAAACAAAGTGAAACTGTAAACAGTTATAGCAAGTATGTTTAAATATGCtacaaatacaaattataaagtataaatttccaaatacaaagaataaatttataaagaataatttatCGTTTATTTAATACACGTCTTTTTAAAGGTTGCTGTATTGCTGTGTTGCTCTATTTAAAGTTTGCTGTATCccagcaaaataaaaaaatgtaaataaatttttttacaacttataaATCTCTAAAAGCGCTTATAACTCTCTAAAATCTCAGTGTCAAAAAATACATGAAGGGGCACTATAGTGGTAGTAAACTACCACTATTGGATAGGAGAAAAATGGAAATAGTATTATACCATTATGAACTTAAACATACTATTTATAGCAATGCAGTTTTAATTTACGAACCTCTTCATCATAGCTATCACAAGCTTCTGACAGCTCTTACCGCCAATATTTTGAAGTCTTCGTTTCTGATAGAAAGAAATTAATGGAAAAATGGTTAATACCTAGTTTAGTAGCaacaattatttattgtaaagaaaatattttaataataataaattatatcaatCAGTATTTAGTAACTAAAACCATACTGCAGAGTTAAAAGAAGAAACATTATCAAGTGTGGAATCAAACTTATCAAACTCTGTTAAGTTATCCATTTCAGTTGTAATTTCTATTTCTCCTTCATTTACAAAGCATTTTCCGCATCCATTAGTTTTAATGTCTGTTAACAGATGCAACACACGATATTGAAAGTCtaaacaaatttgtttgtttttttattaaatttaacgtTTATAAGACTTAACAGAACtacgtaaataaataaatttgaaatatgttAATTAAGTAATCTTACTTGCCTAACCTTAAATATGAGAAATACTAATagacagtaaaaaaaattattatggcaAGTCTAATTAATAGAATTGCCGCAAACTATTTTACCATTTATTAGCATTTCTCCGGTTTAGGGTTAGATAAGTAAGAACGTttcatagttttaaaaactatgaaataCTGGATTTCATCCAGGTGATTTagataaaattctttttgtattaCCTCAATGGTTCTAATGACAGCTTTTTGGGAAAACTAATGTAAACTcattattgcatttaaaaaaaaacataacataattGTTCTTAATTCAAGACTTACTTGCTTGAGATAATGGAAatgcattatatttatttgttttattcagAAGAGGTGACAAAGATTGTTGTGTCGTAAAATGAATATCTTGGTCATTACAGTCACTATCATCCTCATTTACTGTTTGACCTACAGAAGATAAGCATAGAGAATATTTCAATTTACTTggcaaaaaatttatcattttacaGATTATTTTACagaacaataattttataagttaaaaaagcttcataaaaatagtattaatacCACCCAATAATTCCACTAAATCTTAGTTAAgacttaaaatctaaa
This window contains:
- the LOC136087327 gene encoding uncharacterized protein LOC136087327 isoform X2 → MINFLPSKLKYSLCLSSVGQTVNEDDSDCNDQDIHFTTQQSLSPLLNKTNKYNAFPLSQANFQYRVLHLLTDIKTNGCGKCFVNEGEIEITTEMDNLTEFDKFDSTLDNVSSFNSAKRRLQNIGGKSCQKLVIAMMKSYMTNSLMSKFNMAGGKGKRSFRQTKLYKLIKVCASMAHESYTESGVDAIVADALKRAPFTHAKMP